A window of Zingiber officinale cultivar Zhangliang chromosome 5A, Zo_v1.1, whole genome shotgun sequence contains these coding sequences:
- the LOC121980254 gene encoding protein ALTERED PHOSPHATE STARVATION RESPONSE 1-like, translating to MGGCAASRLGFSGEEEGPVALCRERKRLMKAAVDCRYELAAAHAAYIHSLNAVAAAVDIFVSRMSAPTPFLITLPDSSSSSAPPAISSPPCAYLRQTPTEAKIESLPCHASPPPASSKSTEAAESVEEVEEENKMGGETGCGYFFSATGPMPPSPPPEVFGWDFFGQFDEVPRAAEPAVAVGRLDRSSDEYLRAVREQEGIPDLEEADEYEEEEELKGETLVAERVPDCGCNTEVVEVVANQEEDLSLSEKAGEGRDLLQALREIEDSFIKAYHSGKDVLRMLECNFVQHQPGHEETKENSSKVIRAITWHRSASFSSSHRSPVTSSSNSTSWTETTNEPLDDYVGMESGSHSQTLGRLYAWEKKLYEEVKAGDQVWQTYLKKCMQLRNQEAKGSKSSSVDKNRAIARDLHAGICVALRASQSISQRLEKLRDEELQPQIVELLQGLSRMWKTMLESHETQKHIMFEVSTFICPAHGKFSNNTHRLATVTLEAELRNWRSCFIGYVAAQKAYVEAIHGWLSKFFASDVEYYSRSRSLFPSYRAGTPPLVIMCHEWLTSLRKLPDQPVSSGMRSFIRTVRGLWIKQGEEQQQKRKVDRLTKELDRRVLALQREESKVVEFKLSENNPDSDLRQRVECLSEKKELLDMFRKKLEAEKAKHRDCLRKTHEITINGFKIGLASIFESLTQFSKDSVSMYDLSMHEMAGKTTCMEPLGHG from the exons ATGGGGGGCTGTGCAGCGTCCAGGCTTGGGTTCAGCGGCGAGGAGGAAGGCCCGGTAGCGCTCTGCCGCGAGAGGAAGCGCCTCATGAAAGCGGCGGTCGACTGCCGCTACGAACTCGCTGCTGCTCACGCCGCCTACATCCACTCCCTCAACGCTGTCGCCGCCGCAGTCGACATTTTCGTCTCCCGCATGTCCGCCCCGACTCCCTTCCTCATCACCCTCCCtgactcctcttcctcctccgcgCCCCCTGCCATTTCCTCCCCTCCATGCGCCTACCTCCGCCAGACGCCGACGGAGGCAAAGATCGAGTCTTTGCCCTGCCACGCCTCGCCTCCTCCCGCGAGCTCGAAGTCCACAGAGGCGGCCGAgtcggtggaggaggtggaagaagagaataagATGGGTGGGGAAACGGGCTGCGGTTACTTCTTCTCCGCGACAGGGCCAATGCCTCCGTCTCCTCCACCGGAGGTGTTCGGTTGGGACTTCTTTGGCCAGTTCGATGAGGTCCCACGGGCAGCTGAACCGGCAGTTGCGGTGGGACGACTCGACCGGAGCTCAGATGAGTATTTGAGGGCGGTGAGAGAGCAAGAAGGCATTCCGGATCTCGAGGAAGCGGATGAatatgaagaagaagaggagctaaAAGGTGAGACTTTGGTTGCGGAAAGGGTGCCCGACTGCGGCTGCAACACCGAAGTGGTGGAGGTCGTCGCAAACCAAGAAGAAGATCTGTCTTTGTCCGAGAAGGCTGGAGAGGGCAGAGATCTACTCCAAGCGCTGAGAGAAATCGAGGACTCCTTCATCAAGGCGTACCATTCAGGGAAGGACGTCTTAAGGATGCTGGAGTGCAACTTTGTTCAACACCAACCAGGGCATGAGGAGACAAAAG AGAACTCGTCGAAAGTTATTCGAGCTATTACATGGCATCGGTCTGCATCGTTCTCGTCCTCTCATAGAAGTCCAGTTACCTCGAGCTCCAACAGCACGTCTTGGACAGAAACTACAAACGAACCTTTGGACGACTATGTTGGAATGGAGTCTGGAAGTCATTCACAGACTCTAGGAAGGTTGTATGCTTGGGAGAAAAAGCTATATGAAGAAGTGAAG GCAGGGGACCAGGTTTGGCAAACTTACTTGAAGAAATGCATGCAACTAAGGAACCAAGAAGCCAAAGGATCAAAATCAAGCTCTGTGGACAAAAATAGAGCTATTGCAAGAGATCTACATGCAGGAATATGTGTTGCGTTACGAGCTTCTCAATCGATATCACAGAGATTAGAGAAACTAAGGGACGAAGAACTACAACCACAAATCGTAGAGCTGCTACAAGG TTTGTCCCGGATGTGGAAGACGATGCTGGAGTCGCATGAAACTCAGAAACATATAATGTTTGAAGTGAGCACATTCATATGCCCGGCACATGGAAAATTCAGTAACAACACGCATCGTCTTGCGACCGTTACTCTCGAGGCAGAGCTTCGCAACTGGAGGTCATGCTTTATAGGCTATGTTGCAGCACAGAAAGCGTATGTCGAAGCTATTCATGGTTGGTTATCGAAGTTTTTTGCATCCGACGTGGAATACTATTCCCGAAGTAGATCGTTGTTTCCTTCCTACAGAGCTGGAACACCTCCTTTGGTTATTATGTGTCATGAATGGTTGACCTCACTAAGGAAGCTACCTGACCAACCTGTATCCTCTGGCATGAGAAGCTTCATTAGAACTGTGCGGGGCTTATGGATCAAGCAGGGGGAAGAACAGCAACAGAAGAGAAAAGTAGATAGGCTCACCAAAGAGCTCGACCGCAGGGTTCTTGCTCTGCAAAGGGAAGAGAGCAAGGTTGTGGAATTCAAGCTGTCTGAAAACAATCCTGATTCTGATCTTCGACAGCGAGTAGAGTGTTTGTCTGAGAAGAAAGAGCTGCTAGACATGTTCAGGAAAAAATTGGAAGCTGAGAAAGCGAAGCATCGGGATTGCTTGCGCAAGACCCATGAAATCACGATTAATGGGTTCAAGATCGGATTGGCTAGCATCTTCGAATCGCTAACGCAATTCTCAAAGGATTCCGTTAGCATGTATGATCTGTCGATGCATGAGATGGCTGGGAAGACTACCTGCATGGAGCCTCTTGGACATGGATGA